From Flavobacterium arcticum, the proteins below share one genomic window:
- a CDS encoding carboxypeptidase-like regulatory domain-containing protein — MKFILFLLCSLLYVSIGYSQTLSGYVYDEKENLPLQGAFVYLDGTTLSASTDSLGYFKIIAKQKFSTDLVVSYIGFSNFKVSNPYQYINPIKILLREEVTKLDAVVISREASPFSREEMLKVFRENFLGTSKAARSCRITNEDAVVFHFDKNSNILYAKSIEPLQIRNNYLEYNVQFDLTDFGIRYKAMTLERCYQRAVYFSGTTSYKDISKGNAAYKQRIEAYLGSIPHLMRTLVSNSWVNQKFKLYVNGMEADPQKYFKITDTLGVKKVTVIQGSNKAKPLNINTSGETVEDLKKKQEAYLKKQGVINFTVRYNGNEESYFTCPTGIFYVDTNGQYFPISNLRFEGYMSQFKVADMLPADYR; from the coding sequence ATGAAGTTTATTTTGTTTCTACTTTGTTCTCTACTATATGTTTCGATAGGGTATTCGCAAACTTTATCAGGATATGTGTATGATGAGAAAGAAAATTTGCCGCTTCAGGGGGCTTTTGTTTATTTAGATGGTACTACACTCTCAGCAAGTACCGATTCTTTAGGGTATTTTAAAATTATTGCAAAGCAAAAATTTAGTACTGATCTTGTAGTAAGTTATATTGGATTTAGTAATTTTAAGGTAAGTAATCCATACCAATATATTAATCCTATAAAAATACTACTACGTGAAGAGGTTACTAAGCTCGATGCGGTAGTAATTAGTAGAGAAGCAAGTCCTTTTTCGCGCGAAGAGATGCTTAAAGTATTTCGCGAAAATTTTTTAGGAACTTCCAAGGCGGCTAGATCCTGCCGAATAACAAATGAAGATGCAGTTGTTTTTCATTTCGATAAGAACTCCAATATTCTGTACGCCAAGTCGATTGAGCCTTTACAGATACGGAATAACTATTTAGAGTATAATGTACAATTTGATTTAACTGATTTTGGAATAAGATATAAAGCCATGACACTCGAAAGGTGTTATCAACGCGCGGTGTATTTTTCAGGAACTACTTCTTATAAAGATATATCAAAAGGTAATGCTGCCTATAAACAAAGAATAGAGGCATATCTTGGGTCTATACCTCATTTAATGCGAACATTGGTTTCAAATAGTTGGGTAAACCAAAAATTTAAACTTTATGTAAATGGTATGGAGGCTGATCCTCAAAAATATTTTAAAATTACCGATACACTGGGGGTTAAAAAAGTAACAGTAATACAAGGGAGTAATAAGGCTAAACCATTAAATATTAATACATCAGGAGAGACTGTTGAAGATTTAAAAAAGAAACAAGAAGCCTATCTTAAAAAACAAGGTGTTATAAACTTTACTGTGCGATATAATGGTAACGAAGAATCTTACTTTACCTGTCCTACGGGGATATTTTATGTAGATACTAATGGGCAGTATTTCCCGATATCAAATTTACGTTTTGAAGGTTATATGTCACAATTTAAAGTAGCAGATATGCTCCCTGCTGATTATAGATAG
- a CDS encoding gliding motility lipoprotein GldH family protein yields the protein MKKFVFLLPLLLLLSCNKTTLFTQTLDDFNNNRWQKNEMKVFHFDVKKDVKKADIKLTFSHTFDPQYERVPLEVIIENPDGTKDNMFLNLQLKDASGDVVSDCAGDICDLEMGLKEGLTMPAGKYSITVENKFEGEYLPNVIALGITVENND from the coding sequence ATGAAGAAATTTGTTTTCCTTTTACCCCTGCTATTACTGTTGTCTTGTAATAAAACAACACTTTTTACTCAAACCCTTGATGATTTTAATAATAACCGTTGGCAAAAAAATGAAATGAAAGTGTTTCACTTTGATGTTAAAAAAGATGTTAAAAAAGCCGATATCAAGCTAACCTTTTCACATACTTTTGACCCACAATATGAAAGGGTACCGCTTGAAGTTATAATAGAAAATCCTGATGGAACTAAAGATAATATGTTTCTTAATCTACAACTTAAAGATGCTTCAGGGGACGTAGTGTCTGATTGTGCTGGAGATATTTGTGATTTAGAAATGGGATTGAAAGAAGGGTTAACAATGCCTGCGGGTAAATATTCTATTACGGTAGAAAATAAATTTGAAGGAGAATATTTGCCTAATGTAATAGCACTTGGCATAACTGTCGAGAATAATGATTAA
- a CDS encoding MarC family NAAT transporter, translating to MELFIYIFAALFSVINPLGAVPIFVGLTLHDSKAERSRISLWAAINVFIILLISFFVGQYVLAFFGISIDALRIAGGFIIVNSGFSLLTGKFSKTRGINKQVESDAQSRNDIALSPLAIPMLAGPGSISLLIALHQEYKEIQEQVITCIAIATVALVIFLTMRSAHYLSRILGASGIVAISRIIGFIVIAIGIQYISSSIVNILQAIDFK from the coding sequence ATGGAGCTATTCATATACATTTTTGCTGCGCTTTTTTCAGTTATAAACCCTCTTGGAGCTGTACCTATTTTTGTAGGACTTACGCTGCACGACTCTAAAGCCGAACGTTCTCGCATTTCATTATGGGCTGCTATAAATGTTTTTATAATACTGCTTATTTCTTTTTTTGTAGGACAATATGTACTCGCTTTTTTCGGGATTAGTATCGACGCACTTCGCATAGCAGGTGGTTTTATAATTGTTAACTCTGGCTTCTCGCTCCTTACAGGTAAATTCAGTAAAACACGCGGCATCAACAAACAGGTAGAAAGTGATGCTCAAAGTAGAAACGACATCGCTCTTAGCCCGCTAGCTATACCTATGCTAGCAGGACCTGGTTCTATATCATTACTTATAGCACTACACCAAGAATATAAGGAAATACAGGAGCAGGTAATAACCTGTATCGCCATAGCAACAGTAGCTTTGGTAATTTTTCTTACTATGCGTAGCGCTCACTACCTTTCGCGTATTTTAGGTGCATCGGGAATTGTTGCAATATCAAGAATCATTGGTTTTATTGTTATTGCAATAGGTATACAATACATAAGTAGCTCTATTGTAAACATACTTCAAGCAATAGATTTTAAATAG